The following proteins come from a genomic window of Gottfriedia acidiceleris:
- a CDS encoding DUF1345 domain-containing protein — protein MHESQFSDNHHFKVPRGAYLFTVLVIGSLLSIISEKLTLGPSWIIITVVVILLVPMVISIVRGHHGWTRVLSLCITGVITLSLISSVSFLIYAMFHHSASAASLFRSAGLLWFINIGVFAVWYWEIDGGGPLKRHSGKSEPIDFLFPQMTSEIPGWEKWTPSLFDYLYLAFNTNTAFSPTDTMVISKRAKILMMIQSSISLLIVAVLAARAINIA, from the coding sequence TTGCACGAATCTCAATTTTCAGATAACCACCATTTTAAAGTTCCTCGGGGAGCATACTTATTTACAGTTCTAGTCATTGGTTCGCTACTTAGTATTATTTCGGAAAAATTAACACTAGGTCCTAGTTGGATAATAATTACTGTCGTAGTTATTCTGCTTGTACCAATGGTAATAAGTATAGTCCGTGGTCATCATGGTTGGACCCGTGTATTGTCCCTTTGTATAACAGGGGTAATTACATTAAGTTTAATCAGCAGTGTGTCATTTTTGATTTATGCAATGTTCCATCATTCAGCTAGTGCAGCAAGTTTATTCCGGAGTGCAGGCTTGCTATGGTTTATTAATATTGGGGTTTTTGCAGTATGGTATTGGGAAATCGACGGAGGAGGTCCGTTAAAGAGGCATAGTGGAAAAAGTGAACCAATCGATTTTTTATTTCCGCAAATGACCTCTGAAATCCCAGGATGGGAAAAGTGGACTCCATCATTATTTGATTATTTGTATCTTGCTTTCAATACAAATACAGCATTCAGTCCAACAGATACGATGGTTATTTCCAAAAGGGCAAAGATTCTTATGATGATTCAATCATCTATCTCCCTTCTTATAGTAGCAGTTTTAGCTGCACGAGCAATTAATATAGCCTAA
- a CDS encoding S8 family serine peptidase, whose protein sequence is MNKLKKVPFKVMSSAVLSAMLLSSTVASAETQEEGQNETISLQEILKTGQEILQAEHQQGSEEISNDPMDYQNVLKNKSQQFSPDQNVRVIVELNTPSNETSSSYEKAQDEVIDKLPKGQSKTVRHRFNKGFNGFSMEAKFKDLKDIQKIEGVKRVHIARTFTEAADESKGLVQAQKVWQSMGYEGEGMLVAVVDSGVDYKHQDMTLTDKGRVAEKLTSSNIEAKLASTEANDVWYTDKVPTGYDWADNDNDVFPAGSPHGMHVSGIISANGNEATNGVKGIAPGVQILAEKVFSDKGGGAQEDDIIAGIQHAVQMGADVINMSLGTDAGPVSESEDPVQKTIREATEQGVLVVVAGGNASYSSKNNIMMSSVLPYADNPDTGVVGSPGVSPFALSVASYENNNIQMNTLHLSDGSELSYQDQTYSGFVLGNKLDPNKEYQVVYGVEGKDTDIKNLDLTGKIMICQPKTTYANWSYVQTYAKNKGAVATIFVPPTTMQDYPQVQLNPSSIPVITTSKPNGQDLIAKLQTGQNVTLKLSKGTWIDNPLKNTISYFSSWGTPENLDFKPEITGVGGQIYSTIPNNKYQVMSGTSMATPQVAGGAALLMESMRKKGITKNEDSALLAKIALMNTANIIADPRTNNALPYSPRMQGSGLMEIQNAIDTPVLIRNKRAPLEQAGSVALHEIGDTHFNMKLEMQALDGKDVPDSMEYKVVVDVLTDERTHASYDLEPFGFSPRENDYNTTKMTRIDGADVHVNGGEAITIKRGKQKELSIDVQLPDNMKKNTFVEGFVRLVPTSNNKSDKVVPLSMPYMGFYGKWDEPKNIDPSPENNNAFLGYTTLWDDITDSPLALDPVTHKYNAGRVGVSPYSINTGVIPTFTVLRNLSKLEAYIADKDGNQVQYLGDYSEFTGEPWKFQKNIMSTGNTYYPIIDMDQYYWKATDENGNTVPDGDYKYVLRSTLDYPGARPQTTEIPVKVDSKAPHTSNIQVTPTADGKFQISFDVADNEGGVGFGQAVVYLDGNYNVLKPGVTSMIVKKAPKSIIVMAEDAAYNEGYTVWGDTSYIRSGMLIQYLTVQNYTKVNENSPAKVIAFSDNKLKWTFYIKDVNGNIVFTKDYARESEIRFSWAPGPEVPNGTYTLYAEGENVEGFKVTSIATQKINVVH, encoded by the coding sequence TTGAATAAGTTGAAGAAAGTACCTTTCAAAGTTATGTCATCTGCAGTGCTTAGTGCGATGCTGTTATCATCAACAGTTGCATCGGCGGAAACGCAGGAAGAAGGTCAAAATGAAACAATCAGCTTGCAAGAAATCTTAAAAACAGGTCAAGAAATTTTACAAGCTGAACATCAACAAGGATCTGAAGAAATAAGCAATGATCCTATGGATTACCAAAACGTGCTTAAAAACAAAAGTCAACAATTCTCGCCAGACCAAAATGTACGCGTGATTGTTGAGTTAAATACTCCTTCGAATGAAACTAGTTCTTCATACGAAAAGGCCCAAGATGAAGTAATCGATAAATTACCAAAAGGTCAGTCTAAAACCGTTCGACACCGTTTCAATAAAGGTTTTAACGGATTCTCTATGGAAGCAAAATTCAAAGACTTAAAAGACATCCAAAAAATTGAAGGAGTCAAGCGCGTTCATATCGCACGTACTTTCACAGAAGCAGCAGATGAAAGCAAAGGCTTAGTCCAAGCGCAAAAAGTATGGCAATCTATGGGTTATGAAGGTGAAGGAATGCTAGTGGCAGTTGTTGACTCCGGTGTCGACTACAAGCACCAAGACATGACCTTAACTGACAAAGGTAGAGTTGCAGAAAAACTAACGTCTTCAAATATTGAAGCAAAGCTTGCTTCAACTGAAGCAAACGATGTTTGGTACACTGACAAGGTCCCAACAGGTTATGACTGGGCGGATAATGACAACGATGTATTCCCTGCAGGCAGTCCGCATGGTATGCACGTTTCGGGGATTATTTCAGCAAACGGAAATGAAGCAACTAACGGCGTAAAAGGAATCGCTCCAGGCGTGCAGATTTTAGCTGAGAAAGTGTTCTCTGATAAAGGAGGCGGCGCACAAGAAGATGATATCATTGCGGGAATCCAGCACGCAGTACAAATGGGCGCAGATGTTATTAACATGAGCTTAGGTACTGATGCAGGTCCTGTAAGCGAAAGTGAAGACCCGGTTCAAAAAACAATTCGTGAAGCAACAGAGCAAGGTGTATTAGTGGTAGTAGCAGGCGGTAATGCATCATATTCTTCAAAGAACAATATCATGATGAGTTCAGTATTACCATATGCTGATAATCCGGATACAGGAGTGGTTGGATCACCTGGCGTTAGCCCATTTGCGTTGTCGGTTGCAAGTTATGAAAATAACAACATTCAAATGAATACACTACACCTTTCAGATGGAAGTGAACTTTCATACCAAGACCAAACGTATTCTGGGTTTGTTTTAGGGAACAAGCTTGATCCGAACAAAGAGTACCAAGTGGTGTACGGTGTCGAAGGAAAAGACACGGACATCAAAAACTTGGATTTAACGGGTAAAATCATGATTTGCCAGCCGAAAACTACTTACGCCAATTGGTCATATGTGCAAACTTATGCGAAGAATAAAGGGGCCGTGGCAACGATTTTTGTTCCGCCGACTACTATGCAGGATTATCCGCAAGTCCAGCTTAATCCGTCGTCGATACCAGTTATTACGACTAGTAAGCCGAACGGACAAGATCTTATTGCTAAACTACAAACAGGACAAAATGTAACCTTAAAATTATCCAAAGGGACTTGGATTGACAATCCATTAAAGAACACTATTTCATACTTTTCTTCATGGGGAACGCCTGAAAATCTTGATTTCAAGCCTGAAATAACTGGTGTCGGCGGACAAATTTATTCTACGATTCCAAACAATAAATACCAAGTTATGAGCGGAACATCGATGGCAACTCCTCAAGTAGCAGGAGGAGCGGCGTTATTAATGGAATCTATGCGTAAAAAGGGTATAACGAAAAACGAAGATTCAGCTTTATTAGCAAAAATTGCACTGATGAATACAGCAAACATTATTGCAGACCCAAGAACAAATAACGCACTTCCGTATTCTCCACGTATGCAAGGTTCTGGCTTAATGGAGATTCAAAATGCGATTGATACGCCAGTATTGATACGTAACAAACGGGCTCCGCTTGAGCAAGCCGGAAGTGTAGCTCTTCACGAAATCGGTGACACTCATTTCAATATGAAACTTGAAATGCAAGCACTAGATGGCAAAGATGTTCCAGATTCAATGGAATATAAAGTCGTGGTCGACGTGTTAACAGACGAAAGAACACATGCGTCTTATGATTTAGAGCCGTTCGGTTTCAGCCCACGCGAAAATGATTATAACACAACAAAAATGACGCGTATCGATGGAGCAGACGTTCATGTGAACGGCGGAGAAGCGATTACGATCAAGCGTGGCAAGCAAAAAGAATTAAGCATTGATGTACAGCTTCCAGATAATATGAAGAAAAATACCTTCGTCGAAGGATTCGTTCGCTTGGTGCCAACATCTAATAATAAGAGCGACAAAGTTGTTCCGTTATCGATGCCATACATGGGCTTTTACGGGAAATGGGATGAGCCGAAAAACATTGACCCATCTCCTGAGAATAACAATGCGTTCTTAGGTTACACGACTCTTTGGGATGATATCACTGATTCACCGTTAGCACTGGATCCTGTGACACATAAATATAACGCAGGCCGTGTAGGTGTTTCACCATATTCTATTAATACAGGAGTCATTCCAACTTTCACGGTGCTACGTAACTTATCAAAGCTTGAAGCATATATCGCCGACAAAGACGGTAACCAAGTGCAATACTTAGGAGACTATAGCGAATTCACAGGAGAGCCGTGGAAATTCCAAAAAAATATTATGAGCACGGGCAATACGTACTACCCAATTATTGACATGGATCAATATTATTGGAAAGCGACAGATGAAAATGGAAATACTGTCCCGGACGGTGATTATAAATACGTGTTACGCTCGACTCTTGATTATCCAGGTGCAAGACCGCAAACTACTGAGATTCCGGTAAAAGTGGACTCAAAAGCCCCACACACATCAAATATTCAAGTGACACCAACAGCGGATGGAAAGTTCCAAATCTCGTTTGATGTAGCGGACAACGAAGGTGGAGTTGGATTCGGTCAAGCTGTTGTATACTTAGATGGTAATTATAACGTCCTGAAGCCAGGTGTAACGAGCATGATTGTAAAGAAAGCACCAAAGAGCATTATCGTGATGGCAGAAGACGCTGCATACAACGAAGGCTATACGGTATGGGGAGACACTTCGTACATTAGATCGGGTATGTTAATACAGTACTTGACAGTGCAAAACTATACGAAAGTAAACGAAAACAGTCCAGCAAAAGTCATCGCGTTCTCAGATAATAAACTAAAATGGACATTCTATATCAAGGACGTTAACGGAAATATTGTGTTTACAAAGGATTATGCACGTGAAAGTGAAATCCGATTCTCATGGGCGCCAGGTCCAGAAGTACCAAATGGAACTTATACGCTTTATGCGGAAGGCGAAAATGTGGAAGGATTTAAAGTTACATCAATTGCAACACAAAAGATTAACGTCGTACATTAA